A genome region from Anopheles stephensi strain Indian chromosome 2, UCI_ANSTEP_V1.0, whole genome shotgun sequence includes the following:
- the LOC118507502 gene encoding kanadaptin: MRSNKRTGSVVFLLAVNCFPRKLSGHNCGIDFPGSEASPSIFSVVFCCIPACKMAESADFKVPSVDEKLLTKLRKPVLPASVSKVNIAVPIAVEPQSADQFEQNTVEIPPIPYKEPKWSRKCDPAQEYSFEVEKNGVIIEVIKQLQSKPFWLFGRLPNCDVNMAHPTISRYHAILQYRGTDDAAAGKKEKKDDEEEEEEVVEESTRPVHASIEPGWYLYDLNSTHGTFLNKQQIPVRTYVRVRVGYMIKLGSSSRTYIFQGPSEDDEETSRNITITEMKMRRQKQLELREELEEITRKERERVEKLKEDEGITWGMVEDADEETDLTENPYASSNNEELFLNDPKKTLRGYFEREGHELEYNVEELSSGTYRCKVELPIDGPNGQPIVAEATHKGKKKEVVVQCAMEACRILDRHGKLRQANHEPRRRFRKQSDSDDDDDFLDRTGAVEERRQRKQAAMNPQTHTYADLIHKEALILDRLEANESKIQNARLIKEETHLPENDDDVDKFLNNLTKDTKVDKFEIRRLRMEQVKLNKDLSKIKKLIEVVKPIDLDNIGMKKVGTSDTKRQMLPLFGKRTKLSNTFGIRESSIKAEKDADGDPQGKDESSATDDAPTSSNVAVQKQMPKQGKEGNSAGSNKTVHRAKQDEFGEPSSTYPNLRKRSSTVGAQSKAVSEEAGADSDSRTAAVADSKKKRTRLRSNKARENVDFDDTVEMASEDKNVEWVPPSGQTGDGRTSLNEKYGY; encoded by the exons ATGCGTTCAAACAAACGGACGGGGAGTGTTGTTTTCTTGCTTGCGGTGAATTGTTTTCCAAGGAAGCTTTCCGGGCACAACTGCGGCATAGATTTCCCCGGATCGGAAGCATCGCCTTCAATCTTTTCGGTCGTTTTCTGTTGCATTCCGGCGTGCAAAATGGCGGAAAGTGCGGATTTTAAGGTGCCGAGCGTGGACGAGAAACTTTTAACAAAGCTCCGGAAGCCGGTGCTGCCAGCGTCGGTTTCGAAGGTAAACATTGCAGTCCCAATAGCGGTGGAACCGCAGAGCGCGGACCAATTTGAACAGAACACGGTAGAAATTCCTCCCATACCGTACAAAGAGCCCAAATGGTCCCGCAAATGTGACCCGGCGCAGGAGTACAGCTTCGAGGTGGAGAAGAACGGCGTCATCATCGAGGTGATCAAACAGCTGCAAAGTAAACCGTTTTGGTTGTTTGGCCGTTTGCCGAACTGTGACGTAAATATGGCACATCCGACCATCTCCCGGTACCACGCCATACTGCAGTACCGCGGCACAGACGACGCAGCGGcgggaaagaaagagaagaaggatgatgaagaggaggaagaggaggtgGTGGAAGAATCAACCCGTCCGGTACATGCATCGATCGAACCGGGATGGTATCTGTATGATCTGAACAGTACGCATGGTACCTTTTTGAACAAACAACAGATCCCGGTGCGCACGTACGTTCGTGTCCGGGTCGGGTACATGATAAAGCTAGGGTCGAGTTCGCGTACCTACATCTTCCAAGGGCCCTCCGAGGACGATGAAGAGACATCACGCAACATAACCATTACGGAAATGAAAATGCGCCGGCAGAAGCAGCTAGAATTGCGCGAAGAGCTCGAGGAAATTACGCGCAAAGAACGGGAACGTGTCGAAAAGTTGAAGGAAGATGAAGGCATCACATGGGGCATGGTGGAGGACGCCGACGAGGAGACGGATCTAACCGAAAATCCGTACGCATCATCTAACAACGAGGAGCTCTTCCTGAACGACCCAAAGAAAACATTGCGCGGCTACTTTGAACGGGAAGGTCACGAGCTGGAGTACAATGTGGAGGAGCTATCGTCGGGCACGTACCGTTGCAAGGTGGAGCTACCAATTGACGGTCCCAACGGGCAACCGATCGTTGCCGAGGCAACGCACAAGGGTAAAAAGAAGGAGGTGGTCGTCCAGTGTGCCATGGAGGCGTGCCGCATACTGGATCGTCATGGCAAGCTGCGACAGGCAAATCATG AACCACGACGACGTTTCCGGAAGCAATCTGAttcagatgatgatgacgattttCTGGACCGAACGGGAGCCGTGGAGGAACGCCGACAACGTAAACAAGCGGCTATGAACCCGCAAACGCATACATACGCAGATTTG ATACACAAGGAAGCCCTTATTCTCGACCGTCTCGAGGCTAATGAAAGCAAAATACAAAATGCTCGGCTGATAAAAGAGGAAACACACCTGCCGGAGAATGACGACGATGTGGacaaatttttaaacaatctAACTAAAGACACAAAGGTGGACAAGTTTGAAATTCGACGGCTGCGTATGGAGCAAGTGAAACTAAACAAAGACCTCAGCAAGATAAAAAAACTCATCGAAGTAGTAAAGCCGATCGATCTGGACAACATTGGCATGAAGAAAGTGGGTACCTCCGATACCAAGCGCCAGATGCTGCCACTGTTCGGTAAACGAACCAAGCTTAGCAACACCTTCGGCATCCGTGAATCGAGTATAAAGGCGGAAAAGGATGCCGATGGCGATCCACAAGGAAAGGACGAAAGTTCCGCAACGGACGATGCACCAACCTCTTCGAACGTTGCAGTGCAGAAACAGATGCCCAAACAAGGTAAGGAGGGTAATTCCGCCGGTAGTAACAAAACAGTGCATCGTGCAAAGCAGGATGAGTTTGGCGAACCGAGCAGTACCTATCCTAATCTGCGGAAACGATCGTCGACGGTGGGTGCACAGTCCAAAGCTGTATCCGAAGAGGCGGGTGCTGACAGTGACAGCCGCACGGCGGCTGTTGCTGATAGTAAGAAAAAACGGACCCGACTTCGAAGCAACAAAGCTCGCGAAAATGTCGATTTTGACGATACGGTTGAGATGGCGAGCGAGGATAAAAATGTCGAATGGGTGCCACCATCCGGTCAGACTGGTGATGGCAGAACGTCGTTAAATGAAAAGTACGGATACTGA
- the LOC118507508 gene encoding ADP-ribosylation factor-related protein 1 produces the protein MYTLLSGFYKYLTQKDEYCILILGLDNAGKTTYLEAAKTKFCKNYRGMNPSKITTTVGLNIGQIDIAGIRMSFWDLGGQQELQSLWDKYYSESHAVIYVVDSNDRVRMNESKEVFDRMISNEYLSGIPLLVLANKQDLPDCMGVREIKPVFQEAGHLIGRRDCLVMPVSALTGEGVDEGIKWLVESIKRNSIVRPPKTEDT, from the exons ATGTATACACTGCTCAGTGGATTTTACAAGTACCTTACACAAAAGGACGAATACTGCATACTAATTCTCGGCCTAGACAATGCTGGCAAGACG ACCTATCTGGAGGCGGCGAAGACAAAGTTTTGCAAAAACTACAGAGGAATGAATCCGAGTAAAATTACGACTACCGTCGGGCTAAACATTGGCCAGATCGATATAGCTGGTATACGGATGAGCTTCTGGGATTTGGGTGGCCAGCAGGAGCTGCAATCGCTGTGGGACAAATATTACTCCGAATCACATGCCGTCATCTACGTGGTCGACTCGAACGATCGCGTCCGGATGAACGAATCGAAGGAAGTGTTCGATCGGATGATCAGCAACGAATATTTGTCCGGGATTCCTTTGCTAGTGCTGGCAAACAAACAGGATTTACCCGACTGTATGGGTGTGCGGGAAATCAAACCCGTCTTCCAGGAGGCTGGCCATCTGATTGGGCGACGCGATTGTCTGGTGATGCCCGTGTCGGCGCTAACGGG GGAAGGTGTCGATGAAGGTATCAAGTGGCTGGTCGAGTCCATCAAGCGTAACTCAATCGTTCGACCTCCGAAGACGGAAGACACTTGA
- the LOC118507505 gene encoding serine-arginine protein 55 isoform X4: MVGSRVYVGGLPYGVRERDLERFFKGYGRTRDILIKNGYGFVEFEDYRDADDAVYELNGKELLGERVVVEPARGTARGPSGYRERDRYDRDRRGGRYDKNSSRYGPPLRTEYRLVVENLSTRVSWQAAALIS, encoded by the exons ATGGTCGGCTCACGGGTGTATGTTGGCGGTTTGCCGTACGGCGTCAGGGAACGTGACTTGGAGCGCTTCTTCAAAGGTTATGGCAGAACGAGGGATATTCTGATCAAGAATGGTTACGGCTTCGTT GAATTCGAAGATTATCGCGATGCAGATGACGCCGTTTATGAATTGAACGGGAAGGAACTGCTGGGGGAAAG AGTTGTAGTGGAACCGGCCAGAGGTACTGCACGTGGCCCAAGCGGTTACCGTGAACGAGATCGGTATGATAGGGACCGCCGTGGTGGAAGGTATGACAA GAACAGTTCCCGCTATGGCCCGCCGCTGCGCACCGAATATCGTCTGGTGGTGGAGAATTTATCGACCCGCGTCAGCTGGCAG GCGGCTGCCCTTATTTCATGA
- the LOC118507504 gene encoding lysosomal acid phosphatase isoform X1: MVTVTVQKRVRGRPLTNMGSDCMQPGKRGLTVSVVILGGACLSVMLAYLAFGDSTDESGLRTLRMVSIIFRHGDRSPTDFYPNDPHRNHHWTGGLGALSEKGSQQMYQLGKLLRPRYYRLLPPNGLYSKEHMTIVSSYAERCIMSAQSFIAGFLPPLENTNPLPIPWQPAAVNVLPRDRDTILAQKQPCPRYDQSKQRLLAYPPKDVRELYEKNAALFRTLSQGTGQNISTILDVELLYNTLEIEKSAGLELPDWTEGIFPQKMLPIAERSLALITELPLMKKIKGGAIVAELLDNAIRRRSGILIPERNIFIYSGHDVTLVNFMRALNVIDQTTGKPDFSATIAFELHHSITFDDDFEVKLVYFFNSDDKYPKEIEIPNCESPCSLTKFEQVMDTVRLRNYDETCQLV, encoded by the exons ATGGTAACCGTAACCGTGCAAAAGAGG GTCCGGGGGAGACCCTTAACCAACATGGGTTCCGATTGTATGCAGCCCGGCAAGCGTGGCCTTACGGTGTCGGTCGTGATTCTAGGTGGTGCCTGCCTATCCGTAATGCTGGCCTATCTGGCCTTCGGTGACAGTACGGATGAGTCGGGCCTGCGAACGCTTCGCATGGTGAGCATCATTTTCCGCCACGGTGACCGTTCACCCACCGACTTCTACCCGAACGATCCGCACAGAAATCATCACTGGACGGGTGGTTTAGGCGCCCTATCGGAG AAAGGATCTCAGCAGATGTACCAGTTAGGAAAGTTGCTGCGACCACGGTACTACCGTCTACTGCCTCCGAACGGTTTATACTCCAAGGAGCACATGACTATAGTGAGCAGCTACGCTGAACGCTGCATTATGAGCGCGCAGAGCTTTATAGCCGGATTTCTTCCACCGCTGGAAAACACCAACCCCTTGCCGATACCATGGCAACCGGCAGCCGTCAATGTATTGCCACGCGATCGAGACACG ATTTTGGCCCAGAAGCAACCCTGCCCGCGATACGACCAATCAAAGCAGCGGCTGCTAGCGTACCCGCCCAAAGATGTTCGGGAGCTGTACGAAAAGAATGCGGCACTATTTCGCACGCTAAGCCAAGGTACGGGCCAAAACATAAGCACCATCCTCGACGTTGAGCTGCTGTACAATACGCTCGAGATCGAGAAATCGGCGGGTCTGGAGTTGCCTGACTGGACGGAAGGCATCTTCCCGCAGAAGATGCTCCCGATTGCCGAGCGCAGCCTGGCGCTGATAACCGAGCTTCCGTTGAtgaagaaaattaaaggcgGTGCGATTGTGGCCGAACTGCTGGACAATGCGATCCGTCGACGATCCGGCATACTGATTCCAGAGCGCAATATTTTCATCTATTCCGGGCATGATGTCACGCTGGTAAACTTTATGCGGGCGCTGAATGTAATCGATCAAACGACGGGAAAGCCGGACTTTTCCGCGACGATCGCATTCGAACTGCACCACAGCATTACCTTTGATGATGACTTTGAGGTGAAGTTGGTGTACTTCTTCAACAGCGACGACAAATACCCGAAGGAGATCGAAATACCGAACTGTGAAAGTCCTTGTTCGCTGACCAAGTTCGAGCAGGTGATGGACACGGTGCGTTTGAGAAATTACGACGAAACGTGCCAGCTAGTGTGA
- the LOC118507507 gene encoding uncharacterized protein LOC118507507, translated as MSLKTRSIVFVTFFTSCLIVGLLVASLTTNNWIQGSAKRRNFTESSGQINFGLFSGHRRLNVGFGLRDYKIDVPAMIRNEPDVMSYWLWLGSALGTGFGILGGVITAIASVLKSASASKKTGTMVVLLVSNLFTGFSQTIALVCWLVQFFNYLTHNVLLAEDRNNNWYSTGLTMLGSSFYFIPAGIVLVVLNLILLIAATRLEHRERKKFLNPPADDKTQGAIMLY; from the exons ATGAGCCTTAAAACACGCAGCATCGTGTTTGTAACGTTCTTCACTAGCTGCCTGATCGTAGGACTGCTCGTAGCCAGTCTCACCACCAACAACTGGATACAGGGCAGTGCGAAGCGGCGAAATTTTACCGAATCTAGCGGGCAAATCAATTTCGGACTATTCTCCGGCCATCGACGATTGAACGTTGGGTTTGGGTTGCGAGATTACAAAATCGATG TCCCGGCAATGATACGCAACGAACCGGACGTGATGAGCTATTGGCTATGGCTTGGTTCAGCCCTCGGTACCGGATTCGGTATCCTGGGAGGCGTGATCACAGCAATCGCTTCGGTACTGAAGTCCGCATCCGCGTCCAAGAAGACCGGTACtatggtggtgttgttggttAGCAACCTGTTCACCGGATTTTCCCAAACAATAGCTCTCGTATGTTGGCTGGTACAGTTCTTTAACTACCTGACACACAATGTGCTGCTGGCCGAGGATCGTAACAACAACTGGTACAGCACGGGGCTGACGATGCTTGGCtccagcttctacttcatcccTGCCGGTATCGTGTTAGTAGTGCTGAATCTGATCCTGCTCATTGCCGCAACACGGCTTGAACACCGCGAGAGGAAAAAGTTTCTAAACCCTCCTGCGGACGACAAAACGCAAGGAGCTATCATGCTGTACTGA
- the LOC118507505 gene encoding serine-arginine protein 55 isoform X2, producing the protein MVGSRVYVGGLPYGVRERDLERFFKGYGRTRDILIKNGYGFVEFEDYRDADDAVYELNGKELLGERVVVEPARGTARGPSGYRERDRYDRDRRGGRYDKNSSRYGPPLRTEYRLVVENLSTRVSWQDLKDYMRQAGEVTYADAHKQRKNEGVVEFATLSDMKTAIEKLDGTELNGRRIRLVEDRGRNGRNGRGRSRSSSSRSRSRSRRRSRSRSRSRRSSRSRSKSRSRSKSKNGSKSPEKSRSRSRSNKSRDNSKSKSRSRSPKRDRDESRSRSRSRSKSHSRSRSKSKDNKSRSRSRSRSRSPRSHSRSRDRSQSQDKSHDKSRSTSPKNNDHSPERNESMED; encoded by the exons ATGGTCGGCTCACGGGTGTATGTTGGCGGTTTGCCGTACGGCGTCAGGGAACGTGACTTGGAGCGCTTCTTCAAAGGTTATGGCAGAACGAGGGATATTCTGATCAAGAATGGTTACGGCTTCGTT GAATTCGAAGATTATCGCGATGCAGATGACGCCGTTTATGAATTGAACGGGAAGGAACTGCTGGGGGAAAG AGTTGTAGTGGAACCGGCCAGAGGTACTGCACGTGGCCCAAGCGGTTACCGTGAACGAGATCGGTATGATAGGGACCGCCGTGGTGGAAGGTATGACAA GAACAGTTCCCGCTATGGCCCGCCGCTGCGCACCGAATATCGTCTGGTGGTGGAGAATTTATCGACCCGCGTCAGCTGGCAG GATTTGAAGGACTATATGCGTCAAGCTGGAGAAGTAACTTATGCCGATGCCCACAAGCAGCGTAAAAATGAAGG cgttgTAGAGTTTGCAACTTTATCCGACATGAAAACTGCTATTGAAAAGCTGGATGGTACCGAGTTGAACGGACGGCGCATTCGTCTGGTCGAGGATCGTGGACGCAATGGACGCAACGGACGTGGTCGTTCGCGATCCTCTAGCAGTCGTTCTAGATCACGGTCGCGTCGTCGTTCGCGTTCCCGTTCTCGATCGCGCCGCTCGTCGCGCAGCAGGTCCAAGTCTCGCAGCCGATCGAAATCAAAGAATGGATCGAAATCGCCGGAAAAATCCCGCTCACGCTCTCGCTCAAA CAAATCGCGTGATAACAGCAAATCAAAATCACGTTCCCGCTCGCCGAAACGCGATCGCGATGAGTCCCGCTCCCGCTCACGGTCACGTTCCAAGTCCCACTCGCGCTCGCGCTCCAAGTCTAAGGATAACAAATCGCGTTCGCGTTCCCGCTCCCGCTCCCGCTCGCCCCGTTCCCATTCACGATCGCGTGATCGCTCGCAGTCGCAGGACAAGTCGCACGACAAGTCCCGTTCGACCTCACCCAAAAATAACGATCACTCTCCGGAGCGTAATGAAAGTATGGAGGATTGA
- the LOC118507504 gene encoding lysosomal acid phosphatase isoform X2: MGSDCMQPGKRGLTVSVVILGGACLSVMLAYLAFGDSTDESGLRTLRMVSIIFRHGDRSPTDFYPNDPHRNHHWTGGLGALSEKGSQQMYQLGKLLRPRYYRLLPPNGLYSKEHMTIVSSYAERCIMSAQSFIAGFLPPLENTNPLPIPWQPAAVNVLPRDRDTILAQKQPCPRYDQSKQRLLAYPPKDVRELYEKNAALFRTLSQGTGQNISTILDVELLYNTLEIEKSAGLELPDWTEGIFPQKMLPIAERSLALITELPLMKKIKGGAIVAELLDNAIRRRSGILIPERNIFIYSGHDVTLVNFMRALNVIDQTTGKPDFSATIAFELHHSITFDDDFEVKLVYFFNSDDKYPKEIEIPNCESPCSLTKFEQVMDTVRLRNYDETCQLV, from the exons ATGGGTTCCGATTGTATGCAGCCCGGCAAGCGTGGCCTTACGGTGTCGGTCGTGATTCTAGGTGGTGCCTGCCTATCCGTAATGCTGGCCTATCTGGCCTTCGGTGACAGTACGGATGAGTCGGGCCTGCGAACGCTTCGCATGGTGAGCATCATTTTCCGCCACGGTGACCGTTCACCCACCGACTTCTACCCGAACGATCCGCACAGAAATCATCACTGGACGGGTGGTTTAGGCGCCCTATCGGAG AAAGGATCTCAGCAGATGTACCAGTTAGGAAAGTTGCTGCGACCACGGTACTACCGTCTACTGCCTCCGAACGGTTTATACTCCAAGGAGCACATGACTATAGTGAGCAGCTACGCTGAACGCTGCATTATGAGCGCGCAGAGCTTTATAGCCGGATTTCTTCCACCGCTGGAAAACACCAACCCCTTGCCGATACCATGGCAACCGGCAGCCGTCAATGTATTGCCACGCGATCGAGACACG ATTTTGGCCCAGAAGCAACCCTGCCCGCGATACGACCAATCAAAGCAGCGGCTGCTAGCGTACCCGCCCAAAGATGTTCGGGAGCTGTACGAAAAGAATGCGGCACTATTTCGCACGCTAAGCCAAGGTACGGGCCAAAACATAAGCACCATCCTCGACGTTGAGCTGCTGTACAATACGCTCGAGATCGAGAAATCGGCGGGTCTGGAGTTGCCTGACTGGACGGAAGGCATCTTCCCGCAGAAGATGCTCCCGATTGCCGAGCGCAGCCTGGCGCTGATAACCGAGCTTCCGTTGAtgaagaaaattaaaggcgGTGCGATTGTGGCCGAACTGCTGGACAATGCGATCCGTCGACGATCCGGCATACTGATTCCAGAGCGCAATATTTTCATCTATTCCGGGCATGATGTCACGCTGGTAAACTTTATGCGGGCGCTGAATGTAATCGATCAAACGACGGGAAAGCCGGACTTTTCCGCGACGATCGCATTCGAACTGCACCACAGCATTACCTTTGATGATGACTTTGAGGTGAAGTTGGTGTACTTCTTCAACAGCGACGACAAATACCCGAAGGAGATCGAAATACCGAACTGTGAAAGTCCTTGTTCGCTGACCAAGTTCGAGCAGGTGATGGACACGGTGCGTTTGAGAAATTACGACGAAACGTGCCAGCTAGTGTGA
- the LOC118507505 gene encoding serine-arginine protein 55 isoform X3, with protein sequence MVGSRVYVGGLPYGVRERDLERFFKGYGRTRDILIKNGYGFVEFEDYRDADDAVYELNGKELLGERVVVEPARGTARGPSGYRERDRYDRDRRGGRYDKYKSNSRNSSRYGPPLRTEYRLVVENLSTRVSWQAAALIS encoded by the exons ATGGTCGGCTCACGGGTGTATGTTGGCGGTTTGCCGTACGGCGTCAGGGAACGTGACTTGGAGCGCTTCTTCAAAGGTTATGGCAGAACGAGGGATATTCTGATCAAGAATGGTTACGGCTTCGTT GAATTCGAAGATTATCGCGATGCAGATGACGCCGTTTATGAATTGAACGGGAAGGAACTGCTGGGGGAAAG AGTTGTAGTGGAACCGGCCAGAGGTACTGCACGTGGCCCAAGCGGTTACCGTGAACGAGATCGGTATGATAGGGACCGCCGTGGTGGAAGGTATGACAA ATATAAAAGCAATTCCAGGAACAGTTCCCGCTATGGCCCGCCGCTGCGCACCGAATATCGTCTGGTGGTGGAGAATTTATCGACCCGCGTCAGCTGGCAG GCGGCTGCCCTTATTTCATGA
- the LOC118507505 gene encoding serine-arginine protein 55 isoform X1 has protein sequence MVGSRVYVGGLPYGVRERDLERFFKGYGRTRDILIKNGYGFVEFEDYRDADDAVYELNGKELLGERVVVEPARGTARGPSGYRERDRYDRDRRGGRYDKYKSNSRNSSRYGPPLRTEYRLVVENLSTRVSWQDLKDYMRQAGEVTYADAHKQRKNEGVVEFATLSDMKTAIEKLDGTELNGRRIRLVEDRGRNGRNGRGRSRSSSSRSRSRSRRRSRSRSRSRRSSRSRSKSRSRSKSKNGSKSPEKSRSRSRSNKSRDNSKSKSRSRSPKRDRDESRSRSRSRSKSHSRSRSKSKDNKSRSRSRSRSRSPRSHSRSRDRSQSQDKSHDKSRSTSPKNNDHSPERNESMED, from the exons ATGGTCGGCTCACGGGTGTATGTTGGCGGTTTGCCGTACGGCGTCAGGGAACGTGACTTGGAGCGCTTCTTCAAAGGTTATGGCAGAACGAGGGATATTCTGATCAAGAATGGTTACGGCTTCGTT GAATTCGAAGATTATCGCGATGCAGATGACGCCGTTTATGAATTGAACGGGAAGGAACTGCTGGGGGAAAG AGTTGTAGTGGAACCGGCCAGAGGTACTGCACGTGGCCCAAGCGGTTACCGTGAACGAGATCGGTATGATAGGGACCGCCGTGGTGGAAGGTATGACAA ATATAAAAGCAATTCCAGGAACAGTTCCCGCTATGGCCCGCCGCTGCGCACCGAATATCGTCTGGTGGTGGAGAATTTATCGACCCGCGTCAGCTGGCAG GATTTGAAGGACTATATGCGTCAAGCTGGAGAAGTAACTTATGCCGATGCCCACAAGCAGCGTAAAAATGAAGG cgttgTAGAGTTTGCAACTTTATCCGACATGAAAACTGCTATTGAAAAGCTGGATGGTACCGAGTTGAACGGACGGCGCATTCGTCTGGTCGAGGATCGTGGACGCAATGGACGCAACGGACGTGGTCGTTCGCGATCCTCTAGCAGTCGTTCTAGATCACGGTCGCGTCGTCGTTCGCGTTCCCGTTCTCGATCGCGCCGCTCGTCGCGCAGCAGGTCCAAGTCTCGCAGCCGATCGAAATCAAAGAATGGATCGAAATCGCCGGAAAAATCCCGCTCACGCTCTCGCTCAAA CAAATCGCGTGATAACAGCAAATCAAAATCACGTTCCCGCTCGCCGAAACGCGATCGCGATGAGTCCCGCTCCCGCTCACGGTCACGTTCCAAGTCCCACTCGCGCTCGCGCTCCAAGTCTAAGGATAACAAATCGCGTTCGCGTTCCCGCTCCCGCTCCCGCTCGCCCCGTTCCCATTCACGATCGCGTGATCGCTCGCAGTCGCAGGACAAGTCGCACGACAAGTCCCGTTCGACCTCACCCAAAAATAACGATCACTCTCCGGAGCGTAATGAAAGTATGGAGGATTGA
- the LOC118507509 gene encoding N-alpha-acetyltransferase 80-like — MTLPPQQPVPTEPYRVVPIHKHRELMDQCIALINAEWPRSYSARLWSLESSKETLPTSFVLTTGMKDETIVLAHAKLSPIPADRDAVFVESVVVARERRGQGIGRLLMQEVERHCFDKLHLKKIYLSTIDQQAFYAKLGYKLCSAINIFGSRPTLNKSTKKIWMFKSADGC; from the coding sequence ATGACGCTACCACCTCAACAACCCGTACCTACCGAACCGTACCGAGTGGTTCCAATCCATAAGCACCGGGAGCTGATGGATCAATGCATTGCGCTGATTAACGCCGAATGGCCCCGTTCGTACTCGGCCCGGCTCTGGAGTTTGGAGTCGTCGAAGGAAACGCTACCGACCAGTTTTGTACTGACGACGGGCATGAAAGATGAAACCATCGTACTGGCACACGCGAAACTATCTCCCATCCCGGCGGATCGGGATGCCGTGTTTGTGGAAAGCGTAGTTGTAGCGCGCGAACGTCGCGGCCAAGGCATCGGACGGCTCCTGATGCAGGAGGTGGAGCGGCATTGTTTCGACAAATTGCACCTGAAGAAAATTTACCTTTCCACCATCGACCAGCAAGCATTTTACGCCAAGCTCGGGTACAAGCTATGCAGTGCAATTAACATATTCGGGTCCCGTCCCACGCTCAACAAGAGCACCAAGAAAATTTGGATGTTCAAGAGCGCGGACGGTTGTTAG